The Gardnerella leopoldii genomic interval TAGTGCTAAGCGAAAATGACAAAAGAGATAAAAAACCTCGTAAAACCTGTTGGCTACGTCGTCGCATAAATACAATACCACTGAGTACGCGCTTAGTTGCATGTACTCTCGCTATTTTAACTGTAGCTGCTTTTTGCATATCACTATCGATCCAGCAGCTCGTAGGAAATTATTTGCTAGAAAAAACTGATGCACAATTAGCCGGTCAAGCGCAATTTGTTTATGACAATGTTGATTCATTGCGCATGAAAAACTCAAATCAATCTTCAGTAGGTCCGAATAATTACTTTATGCAAGTTAGGGATACGCATAATAAGATTATTTCTACTCCGTTAATACCAAAAATTAAAGGATCGATTGTTTCGGTTCCTAAACTTCCTGCAGACGGTTTTGATAGTAAAAAAATTGTTACTCACAAACCTTACACAGCACCTGCAATCGTCAGGGGAAATACCAATAAAGTCGATGCAATCACTAAAAAAGCTGCAAAATCACCATGGAGAGTTTTAGTATTAACGTGGGGTCAAAAGAATAACTATAACTCAGAGTTAAGCGTTAGCGGTTACGTCTATATTGCTTTATCTCTTAGCGATCAAATTGACACCGTTAGCACACTTACTCGTTACTGCATAATGGTAAGTATTGCAGTTATTTTGTTTGGAGCAGTATTTGCAGCAATTATTATTCAATCAGCTTTAAGACCGTTAAAACGAATTGAAAAAACAGCTTCGAAAATTGCTTCTGGAGATTTAAGCAAACGAGTTCCATCTGCTCCTGAAAATACTGAGGTTGGATCTTTAGCAGCTTCTCTTAACTCTATGCTCGCTCGTATTGAAAGAGGATTTAATGAGCAAGAAGATATGACAGAAAAAATGAAGCGATTCGTTTCAGATGCAAGTCATGAATTACGTACTCCATTGGCTGCAATTCATGGATACGCTGAATTGTATACAATGTGGCGCAACATGCCAGGAGAGCAGGAGAGAGCAGATGACTCTATTGCTCACATTAAAGCTTCTAGCGAAAGAATGACTGAGCTAGTAGAAGATTTACTTTCTTTGGCGCGTTTTGATGAAGGTCGTGGAATTAATATTTCACAGCAAGTTAGCTTGTCTCCAATACTTTCTGACGCAGCTAATGATTTACATGCTCTTGATCCTGCTAGATCCGTTCAGCAAGGCTATTTGACTATTTCGGATGAGTGGAAGCTTATGAATTGCACAAATTGCAATTTTGAGCGTAAGCTCCAATTCCATGCTGGAAAACTTCCAAGTGTTATGTTACTTGGCGATGGCGCTAGATTACGCCAAGTAATGACAAATATCGTAGGAAATATTCATAGATACACCCCTGTTGATTCTCCTGTAGAAATTGCAGTAGGAGTTATGAAGGCATCTATAACTCCAAATGAATTATCTAAATTACCTTCTGTAAAAGAATCACTGAAGGAGTTTTTGGAAGCAGCGGAAGTTAGCCAATCTACTGATACTGGTCATAAGTATGCTGTAATTCGAGTTGTTGACCATGGTCCTGGAGTTCCAGAAGAATCTTTATCTAGAATTTTCGAGCGTTTCTATATTGCTGACCCATCAAGAGCTAGAGAAAAAGGTGGAACTGGCTTGGGTATGGCAATTGCGCAATCTGTAGTAAAAGCACATCATGGTTTTATTTGCGCAACTATATCTTCTCCATCAGAAGCATCGACCGATTCTAAAACTAATCTTGATGACACTATGGATGGGTCTGAGCCGATAGATGTTAAACCTCATGGCTTAACTCTTACTGTAGTGCTGCCAGTTAATGAAATTGAAGATCCTTCTAAACTTGTTAGCGATTAAAATATTGGCATGAGTAACACTTGCGTAGGTTAAAAAAATTTTATTGCCCGCGTGTATGCGCTACAATGTAATAAGGAAACAAGTAATAATAATATTTGGTACACTATCTATAGACCTATCGCATATGCTGATGCTTGATGCCTTGTGCACTTCAGCGTGCGAAATGAGAATTATTTGGAGTGAGGTGTGTTATGCCCAATGGGCGCGTGCGTTGGTACGATACGCAGAAGGGGTACGGCTTTATTGTTGGAGATGATGGTAAGGATGTTTTCCTGCCAGCAGCAGCATTGCCAGTTACTGTAAAAACTCTACACAAGGGTACACGAGTTGAGTTTTCTGTAATTGAAGGTCGCAAAGGACCACAGGCGATGGGTTTGAATGTTATTGCAACAGCACCGTCGCTTGTCAAGGCTACTCGTCCTAAAGCCGAAGATATGGCGGCTATTGTAGAAGATCTTATTAAACTTCTTGATTCTGCTGGTAATGGTTTGCGTCGACGTCATTATCCATCAACTGCTGAAAGCAAAAAACTTGCTACATTGTTGCGTGCAGTGGCAGATAATTTTGACGTTCAGGAATAGTGTCTGGAATATTATTTATGACTGATGAAGTGATGGATCCACAAGAACTAGCTAGAAGTATAGCTGTGGAAACTTCAGAACGTACTGGTGCAGTAGGTGATTTTGTATCTTCTACAGAGCTTGGTGACGGAGTTACAGACTTTCGTTTCGTAAGCAATTTAGTTGGATATGAAGGCTGGCAGTGGTCAGTTACGTTGTATCATGATGAGGAAACGCAACGTTGGACTGTGAATGAATCAACGCTTGTTCCTACTGAAGATTCTTTGCTTCCACCACCATGGATTCCATGGAAAGACCGATTGAAACCAAGTGATCTTTCTGTAATGGATTCTATTGGCACATCTGAAGACGATTCTCGACTAGAAGATGGCTTCCGTCAAGTAAATAATATTGATGATAGTAATTCTGAAAAGAATATAGAATCAGCAAATTCAGATGATAATTCTGAGTCTAAAACTGAAGATGACGCTAAAGCTAATACTGAGGCTGAAGATAATACTGAAGCTAATACTAGCGAAGAAGATGCAGACACAAACGCAAACGCAAAAAAAGATATTAATCAAAATCAAGAATCTTGCGATGCAAATAATGATTTTGACGAAGATCTTGAAGAAGCTGTTTCAACGCTAAGACTGTCTCGCAGACGAGTAATGACTGCGGAAGCAATTTCGCAAACAGCTAAACGCTGGTACGCAGGTCAACATGGTCCAAAGTCGTTATCTACAAAAATTGCCGATGGCAAAGCATGTTCATCATGCGGATTCCTCATTCCTCTAGCTGGAAGTTTAGGCTCTATGTTTGGTGTATGCGCAAACATGTGGAGCCCAGACGATGGGCGAGTTGTCTCGCTTGATCATGCTTGTGGTGAGCATTCTGACATTGAACCACCTGAGCCATCGCAGCTTTGGATTCAATCTGAGCCCGCATACGACGATTATCATATTGACATTTTGCAACAAGCTCCACGAGATGAGCGAGCAGACGTTGAGCTTATTGAGGAAGCAATTGAAGACAGTAAGATGCATCGTCGTAAGCGCAGAAAATTAGATTCAAAATTGCGCAACAAAAAAGAAGCCTCAACAGACAAAGATGAACAAAATAATTTATCTGAACCTGATTTAATTGACAATTCAACTATTGACGAAAAATTATATGAAAATAATGATGACAAAAATCGTGAAATTGAAGTTAAAAATCAAACTGAAAAAATTGAAGAGACTGTAGCTAATGAATCTGAAAAATCTGAAAAATCCCAAAACGATGCAGATTATCCTGATTCTTCAGAAGTAAACTTGCCAGACGAAAATTCTGTTACAGAAGAAATACCGTTAACAGAAAAAATTGAAGAGCCACAAGAATCTGAAGACACTTCAAAAACTACAACATCCGCATCAATGCGATTATATAAAAGAAAATCTCGCAGACAACATAAGTAATTATGCAAGAAACGAAAATATGAACATTTAGATTCATCATTCATGATTATTGTGATGCTATGGAATGCTGTACGAATGAGTAAATATATACGACGCTTCGCGTCATGGCGACTCGTTACCATGGAATGAAAGAAAAGAACGGAAGGCAGTTATGTTTGAACGGTTC includes:
- a CDS encoding DUF3027 domain-containing protein, producing MTDEVMDPQELARSIAVETSERTGAVGDFVSSTELGDGVTDFRFVSNLVGYEGWQWSVTLYHDEETQRWTVNESTLVPTEDSLLPPPWIPWKDRLKPSDLSVMDSIGTSEDDSRLEDGFRQVNNIDDSNSEKNIESANSDDNSESKTEDDAKANTEAEDNTEANTSEEDADTNANAKKDINQNQESCDANNDFDEDLEEAVSTLRLSRRRVMTAEAISQTAKRWYAGQHGPKSLSTKIADGKACSSCGFLIPLAGSLGSMFGVCANMWSPDDGRVVSLDHACGEHSDIEPPEPSQLWIQSEPAYDDYHIDILQQAPRDERADVELIEEAIEDSKMHRRKRRKLDSKLRNKKEASTDKDEQNNLSEPDLIDNSTIDEKLYENNDDKNREIEVKNQTEKIEETVANESEKSEKSQNDADYPDSSEVNLPDENSVTEEIPLTEKIEEPQESEDTSKTTTSASMRLYKRKSRRQHK
- a CDS encoding cold-shock protein, whose amino-acid sequence is MPNGRVRWYDTQKGYGFIVGDDGKDVFLPAAALPVTVKTLHKGTRVEFSVIEGRKGPQAMGLNVIATAPSLVKATRPKAEDMAAIVEDLIKLLDSAGNGLRRRHYPSTAESKKLATLLRAVADNFDVQE
- a CDS encoding sensor histidine kinase, yielding MQSSNNNYDNAESTISNSTNNNSKDDSDVSTAGKSVAIVLSENDKRDKKPRKTCWLRRRINTIPLSTRLVACTLAILTVAAFCISLSIQQLVGNYLLEKTDAQLAGQAQFVYDNVDSLRMKNSNQSSVGPNNYFMQVRDTHNKIISTPLIPKIKGSIVSVPKLPADGFDSKKIVTHKPYTAPAIVRGNTNKVDAITKKAAKSPWRVLVLTWGQKNNYNSELSVSGYVYIALSLSDQIDTVSTLTRYCIMVSIAVILFGAVFAAIIIQSALRPLKRIEKTASKIASGDLSKRVPSAPENTEVGSLAASLNSMLARIERGFNEQEDMTEKMKRFVSDASHELRTPLAAIHGYAELYTMWRNMPGEQERADDSIAHIKASSERMTELVEDLLSLARFDEGRGINISQQVSLSPILSDAANDLHALDPARSVQQGYLTISDEWKLMNCTNCNFERKLQFHAGKLPSVMLLGDGARLRQVMTNIVGNIHRYTPVDSPVEIAVGVMKASITPNELSKLPSVKESLKEFLEAAEVSQSTDTGHKYAVIRVVDHGPGVPEESLSRIFERFYIADPSRAREKGGTGLGMAIAQSVVKAHHGFICATISSPSEASTDSKTNLDDTMDGSEPIDVKPHGLTLTVVLPVNEIEDPSKLVSD